In Plasmodium sp. gorilla clade G2 genome assembly, chromosome: 5, one genomic interval encodes:
- a CDS encoding mitochondrial ribosomal protein S16 precursor, putative codes for MIRRLFLPYFSKDKGPPRIRCQVNGVKRKRFFKIVVANQKDKKNGKHIEVLGTYVNKNNIREKLNRYNITNPSNDCYYNNVENIKEIRLRFNRVKFWLATNCNFSDHMKYVLSLCKIIPQYPIKYSRRCSDKYYHKYNEIINKHKLIQADKINNFLKTDLNIQYQNDFQTSKNEPNNQDEYIYTPEELTYLKKLSKNRILELEHTDKIRKIIR; via the coding sequence atgataaGAAGATTATTCTTACCCTATTTTTCAAAGGATAAAGGGCCCCCAAGAATTCGATGTCAAGTTAATGGGGTAAAAAGAAAacgtttttttaaaattgttGTAGCAAatcaaaaagataaaaaaaatgggaAACACATAGAAGTATTAGGtacatatgtaaataaaaataatattagagAAAAGTtaaatagatataatattactaaTCCAAGTAAtgattgttattataataatgtagaAAACATTAAAGAAATTCGATTACGATTTAATCGAGTCAAATTTTGGCTAGCTACCAATTGTAACTTTAGTGATCATATGAAATATGTATTAAGTTTATGCAAAATTATACCTCAATATCCAATAAAATATAGTAGAAGATGTTCagataaatattatcataaatacaatgaaattataaataaacacaAACTTATACAAGcagataaaattaataatttcttaAAAACTGATTTAAATATTCAATATCAAAATGATTTTCAAACTTCAAAAAATGAACCAAATAATCAAGacgaatatatatatacaccgGAAGAACTTACATAtcttaaaaaattatcaaaaaatagAATACTTGAATTGGAACATACGgataaaattagaaaaattattagatga